In uncultured Methanobacterium sp., a genomic segment contains:
- a CDS encoding phage tail tube protein — translation MISGKAVYAALAHQSAFGTPNTTWQRFLPIAAKPGLKAKPNYEYPQELRKFHDRRYQKINKGVETGGDVKMTAYPSGGLEDWLLLIFGNVTSAQVGATAAYTHEFSRALTARFATLGIGYQNLNMETYSNILARSLELNFQPNNVIDITADLYGSFNGIATTAVATPVYGTERPLTAPGVQMTLGGVVNTDITQCKVKIDRASIRKGVLARGLESWKGDYSTMDVTGQMTLLFNDWTEVEYYFGKAGATNFSEDNLISGSARAFNIDTIGQTIVTSPAHRDTLTLDMPKISYDVMEIQSPYDDLITAQFDWSATYDSTTTKTASATVKSLLTQVVAA, via the coding sequence ATGATAAGTGGAAAAGCAGTATATGCCGCATTAGCCCACCAATCCGCATTTGGAACACCAAATACTACTTGGCAACGGTTTTTACCCATCGCGGCCAAACCCGGTTTGAAAGCCAAACCCAACTATGAGTACCCTCAGGAACTCAGGAAATTCCATGACCGCCGGTACCAGAAAATAAACAAAGGAGTAGAAACTGGTGGAGATGTGAAAATGACCGCATACCCATCAGGAGGGTTAGAAGACTGGCTTCTTTTAATCTTCGGAAATGTAACATCTGCCCAGGTGGGAGCAACCGCAGCATACACTCATGAATTCAGCCGGGCCTTGACAGCTCGTTTTGCTACATTAGGTATTGGTTATCAGAACCTGAACATGGAAACCTATTCCAATATTCTCGCGAGAAGTCTGGAGTTGAATTTCCAACCTAACAATGTGATCGATATCACTGCAGATCTCTATGGATCTTTCAATGGAATAGCAACCACAGCAGTGGCAACTCCTGTTTATGGAACTGAACGACCACTCACGGCCCCTGGGGTGCAGATGACTCTGGGTGGAGTTGTTAACACTGATATCACACAGTGTAAAGTGAAAATTGACAGGGCAAGTATCCGGAAAGGTGTACTGGCCAGAGGCCTGGAAAGCTGGAAAGGTGATTATAGTACGATGGATGTAACTGGACAGATGACATTACTCTTCAATGACTGGACTGAAGTAGAATATTACTTTGGCAAAGCAGGAGCGACAAACTTCTCGGAAGATAACCTCATATCTGGCAGTGCACGTGCATTTAACATTGACACAATAGGCCAGACAATAGTCACAAGCCCCGCACACAGAGACACCCTCACCTTAGACATGCCCAAAATCAGTTATGACGTGATGGAAATCCAATCACCATACGATGACTTAATCACCGCACAATTTGACTGGTCCGCAACTTATGATTCAACTACCACCAAAACCGCCAGTGCAACTGTGAAATCATTATTAACTCAAGTAGTTGCCGCATAG
- a CDS encoding phage protease: MVIQIVNQNNPSPGAKGTIWKPGTHSVFVDGKPTRVFASKETIPETYETWKRTIDEGGGITLGIDHIPEELIKQFPILKKLDPLNVGRILEIQTDGTHIYATRSEHTNPLVAELHARGELPMYSVVAPFTAKPCPTGKADLVLNRFTGIKRTDYVEEGGCRDCKVGAVPEDMVITAKLSMEDSTMAGENEGNEGNNATGEGAGEGNQAQGQGEGNNSGNEGNQQQAQGTGAGAGSGEGEGGGQEGNQEGGESQEEFPGAARLEVLEKGMATITSTLKDFGEFMQSFKEKGIEASLPKEYKERLDKIPELEMEAKKAPIAAAVDKAIEAGKVIPVDREMMITAALADKDHDLAKFKTMLANRPEIVDTSERSTNGGGGNSEEALDMDSFRKSRKKEGY; this comes from the coding sequence GTGGTGATTCAAATTGTAAATCAAAACAACCCTAGCCCTGGCGCTAAAGGAACAATCTGGAAACCCGGAACTCATAGCGTTTTTGTTGATGGTAAACCCACTCGGGTATTCGCATCAAAAGAAACCATCCCAGAAACCTACGAAACCTGGAAACGGACCATCGATGAAGGAGGCGGCATCACCCTGGGGATCGATCATATTCCTGAAGAGTTGATTAAGCAATTTCCAATTCTTAAGAAACTTGATCCCCTGAACGTGGGTCGGATCCTGGAGATCCAAACTGACGGGACGCACATCTACGCGACCCGATCTGAACACACAAACCCCCTGGTTGCAGAGTTGCACGCCCGGGGTGAGCTGCCAATGTATAGTGTGGTGGCTCCTTTTACTGCGAAACCCTGCCCAACTGGAAAGGCCGACCTGGTTCTCAACCGGTTCACAGGGATAAAACGAACTGATTATGTCGAGGAAGGTGGCTGCCGTGACTGTAAAGTCGGAGCTGTCCCTGAGGACATGGTTATTACTGCAAAATTAAGCATGGAGGATAGTACTATGGCTGGAGAAAATGAAGGAAACGAAGGAAACAATGCCACTGGTGAAGGTGCAGGTGAAGGAAACCAGGCACAGGGCCAGGGTGAAGGAAACAACTCTGGAAATGAAGGAAACCAGCAGCAGGCCCAGGGGACTGGGGCCGGTGCAGGATCTGGTGAAGGTGAGGGTGGTGGCCAAGAAGGAAACCAAGAAGGAGGAGAATCACAGGAAGAATTCCCTGGAGCTGCCCGTCTAGAAGTATTAGAAAAAGGAATGGCCACAATCACCAGCACTTTAAAAGATTTTGGTGAATTCATGCAATCTTTCAAAGAAAAAGGAATCGAAGCCAGCCTTCCCAAAGAATACAAAGAACGCCTGGATAAAATCCCAGAACTAGAAATGGAAGCTAAAAAAGCACCAATCGCCGCGGCTGTCGATAAAGCTATTGAGGCAGGAAAAGTCATCCCAGTAGACCGGGAAATGATGATAACCGCTGCCTTAGCAGATAAGGACCATGACCTTGCCAAGTTCAAAACCATGCTAGCCAACAGACCCGAAATTGTGGACACTTCAGAGAGAAGTACTAATGGTGGCGGTGGGAATTCTGAAGAGGCTCTGGATATGGATTCATTCAGAAAATCCAGAAAAAAGGAAGGATACTAA